AGACGGGCGCGAGACGGGCGGGGCGTCACCGGCGGCAAGAGGGGTATTGGGGTGATGAAGAAAGCGGTTTCGCCGAGCTGGCTGGCTGCGGTTTAGGTGGCTCTGGTGATGGCGGGCATGAAGCGGGCGGGGGGCTTCGGGCATGCCTGCGCGCCGGGGGCTAGCCCGGTTGCGGCGCATTTGTTAGCCTGCCTGAAATCGGCCAAGGCCCAGCCTTTGCCCGCAACCTGAGGATCTGACCCCAATGTCTGACGCGCTTTCCCTTGACCATCTCCGCGGGCTGGATGCAGGCGACCCGCTCAAGGGATTTCGCGCGGATTTCGTGCTGCCCGAGGGGGTGATCTATCTTGACGGCAATTCGCTTGGGCCTGCCCCGAAAGCCGCGTTGAACGCGCTTCAGCATGCCGGGAGTGCGGAATGGGCGCAGGATCTGATCCGGAGCTGGAATGCGGCGGGCTGGTTTCAGCTGCCGCTGGAGCTTGGCGACCGGGTCGGGCGGTTGATTGGCGCGGCACCCGGGCAGGTTGCGGTTTGCGACAGCACATCCATCAATATCTTCAAGGCCTTGAGCGCCGCCGCCGGGCTGCGCCCCGATCGCAAGACCGTGCTGGCCGAGGCGGGCAGTTTCCCGACCGATGTCTATATCGCCGAGGGCTTTGTCGCGAGCCAGCCCGGCTATCGCCTGCGCCTTGAGGGCCAGGACGGCGCGAGCATTCTTGACATGCTCGGTCCCGATGTCGGGGTGGTGCTGCTCAATCACGTCAATTACCGCTCGGGGCGGCTGGCGGATCTGGTCGCGGTGACCCGCGCCATTCACGAAGCGGGCGCGCTCGTCATCTGGGATCTGTGCCATAGCGCGGGCGCGCTGCCGATCGGGCTTGATGCGGCCGAGGTCGATTTCGCGGTCGGGTGCAGCTACAAATAT
This genomic stretch from Paracoccus aminophilus JCM 7686 harbors:
- the kynU gene encoding kynureninase, which gives rise to MSDALSLDHLRGLDAGDPLKGFRADFVLPEGVIYLDGNSLGPAPKAALNALQHAGSAEWAQDLIRSWNAAGWFQLPLELGDRVGRLIGAAPGQVAVCDSTSINIFKALSAAAGLRPDRKTVLAEAGSFPTDVYIAEGFVASQPGYRLRLEGQDGASILDMLGPDVGVVLLNHVNYRSGRLADLVAVTRAIHEAGALVIWDLCHSAGALPIGLDAAEVDFAVGCSYKYLNGGPGAPAFIYVAERHQAAARQPLSGWWGHARPFAFETHYEGAPAIARFLCGTQPILSLRALKGALEVWDRVDLDALRAKSLQLTDLFIALVETRCADHGLALETPRDPAVRGSQVSFSHPHAYEIVQALIERQVIGDFRAPDVLRFGFTPLYLSHEDVWIAVETLRDILETGLWREPRFAARHAVT